The following coding sequences lie in one Capnocytophaga stomatis genomic window:
- the gldC gene encoding gliding motility protein GldC — protein sequence MQKKTSNIQLTVELDENKIPEKLFWNAEDGGIYNEEAKAVFLSVWDAKTKEALRIDLWTKEMPVDEMKMFFYQTLSAMADTFHRATNDEKMRDTMRDFCDYFAEKMELK from the coding sequence ATGCAAAAAAAGACATCAAACATTCAGTTAACCGTTGAGTTAGACGAAAATAAGATTCCTGAAAAATTATTTTGGAATGCCGAAGACGGCGGAATTTATAACGAAGAAGCCAAAGCCGTTTTCCTCTCGGTGTGGGACGCTAAAACTAAGGAAGCCTTACGTATTGATCTGTGGACCAAAGAAATGCCCGTTGACGAAATGAAAATGTTTTTCTACCAGACTCTTTCTGCAATGGCTGACACTTTTCACAGAGCCACCAACGATGAAAAAATGCGTGACACAATGCGTGATTTCTGCGACTATTTTGCCGAGAAAATGGAGTTGAAATGA
- a CDS encoding hydroxymethylglutaryl-CoA reductase, degradative — translation MKKIQGFSKLTKQQKIDWLCEAYFSGDEQAHSYFEKYHNADENLQKLHDEFIENAVSNYYLPFAIAPNFVINGKTYTVPMVIEESSVVAAASRAAKFWESRGGFKAKVISTEKNGQVHFMFYGEKTDLERFFNEIKPKMLADAQVITANMEKRGGGITGIRLVDKTSELANYYQLFVTFETLDAMGANFINSCLESFSQTFRQEAVNFPEIDKKYEIVMSILSNYVPECLVRVEVSCPTERLAVANLGGKEFAEKFVRAIAIANAEVRRATTHNKGIMNGIDSVILATGNDFRAVEAGIHAYASRSGKYQSLTEAFVEDDVFHFKIEVPLALGTVGGLTNLHPLVKTALQILEKPSAKELMQIAATVGLAQNFAAVSSLITLGIQKGHMKMHLMNILNQLGANDAQKQYITDYFKDKTLTYRDVSAVFESVRHLN, via the coding sequence ATGAAAAAAATACAAGGATTTTCAAAACTAACAAAACAACAAAAAATAGATTGGCTGTGTGAGGCGTATTTTTCGGGTGATGAGCAGGCACATTCCTATTTCGAGAAATATCACAATGCAGATGAAAACCTACAAAAATTGCACGATGAGTTTATAGAAAATGCAGTTTCTAATTATTATCTGCCCTTTGCCATAGCCCCGAATTTTGTTATAAATGGGAAAACTTACACCGTCCCGATGGTTATTGAAGAAAGTTCTGTGGTTGCTGCTGCCAGCCGAGCTGCCAAATTTTGGGAATCTCGCGGAGGATTTAAAGCTAAAGTGATTTCTACTGAAAAAAACGGACAGGTACATTTTATGTTCTATGGGGAAAAAACAGATTTGGAACGCTTTTTTAATGAAATAAAACCCAAAATGTTAGCTGATGCTCAGGTTATTACTGCCAATATGGAAAAACGAGGCGGGGGCATAACAGGCATCCGTTTGGTGGATAAAACTTCTGAACTGGCTAACTATTATCAACTCTTTGTTACTTTTGAAACTTTGGATGCGATGGGTGCGAATTTCATCAATTCGTGTTTGGAATCTTTTTCGCAAACTTTCCGTCAGGAAGCTGTGAATTTCCCTGAAATCGATAAAAAATATGAAATTGTAATGTCCATTTTGTCAAATTACGTTCCGGAATGTTTGGTGAGGGTTGAAGTTTCTTGCCCTACAGAACGTTTAGCTGTTGCGAACTTAGGCGGAAAGGAATTTGCAGAAAAATTTGTCAGAGCAATAGCAATCGCTAATGCTGAGGTTCGTCGGGCAACGACTCATAACAAAGGGATTATGAACGGAATAGACTCGGTAATTTTAGCTACAGGAAATGATTTCCGTGCGGTGGAGGCTGGCATTCACGCTTATGCTTCCCGAAGCGGAAAATATCAAAGTTTAACAGAGGCTTTTGTTGAAGATGATGTTTTTCATTTCAAAATAGAAGTTCCGCTCGCATTGGGTACTGTTGGCGGATTGACCAACTTGCATCCACTTGTGAAAACCGCTCTGCAAATTTTAGAAAAGCCTTCTGCTAAGGAATTAATGCAAATTGCCGCTACGGTGGGGCTGGCTCAGAATTTTGCTGCGGTAAGTTCGCTTATTACGCTTGGCATCCAAAAAGGGCATATGAAGATGCATTTGATGAATATTTTGAATCAATTGGGTGCTAATGATGCTCAAAAGCAATATATTACAGATTATTTTAAAGATAAAACATTAACGTACAGAGATGTTTCTGCCGTTTTTGAAAGTGTACGTCATTTAAATTGA
- a CDS encoding RagB/SusD family nutrient uptake outer membrane protein, translated as MKKIALILSVVISLFASCSKELDLPSQASLSANAPLSSEDVDKLLNGLYTAVQKPNDYGYFNIMMTEIMGDNFKPYKFQWFQVKNLYEKTIPTKDILLSYQYRDYYKGISRANTILNVPTATDAQKGQARYCRALTYLRLFDIYERVPLVDENYKGEPIAASTKEAVLDFILEDLKFAKEYSPELDRKNLEQAQKFPTKEAAMALLARVYRVRGNIAAATAEAEALITLGKFSLADNPLERTSEVIFRFAGNKAEENGDWGWIMSWEARNWNCFGAADELTALIKGEDTRKALFDFENSADRNGYVFSKKYKTESNSDLLISRIAEMYLISAEGGNTNRLTELQAVRKSSLSLDDERRLEMSFEWTRWQDLKLKGIENYVPPYPEGALNANTLLGK; from the coding sequence ATGAAAAAAATAGCATTAATATTATCAGTGGTGATAAGTCTGTTTGCATCGTGCAGTAAGGAATTGGATTTGCCTTCACAAGCTTCGCTTTCAGCAAATGCACCTTTATCATCAGAAGATGTAGACAAATTACTGAATGGGTTATATACAGCTGTTCAGAAGCCTAATGATTATGGTTATTTTAATATTATGATGACCGAAATTATGGGAGACAACTTCAAGCCCTATAAGTTTCAGTGGTTTCAAGTAAAAAATTTGTACGAAAAAACCATTCCTACAAAAGATATTTTGTTGAGTTACCAGTATAGAGATTATTACAAAGGTATCAGCCGTGCCAATACGATTTTGAATGTGCCTACTGCCACTGATGCACAAAAGGGACAGGCTCGTTATTGCAGAGCTTTAACCTACCTTAGATTGTTTGATATCTACGAGAGAGTGCCTTTGGTGGATGAGAATTACAAAGGAGAGCCCATAGCAGCTTCTACCAAAGAGGCAGTTTTAGATTTCATTTTGGAAGACTTAAAGTTTGCAAAAGAGTACTCTCCTGAATTGGATAGAAAGAATTTGGAACAGGCTCAAAAATTTCCGACAAAAGAAGCCGCGATGGCGCTTCTAGCGCGTGTGTATCGAGTTCGAGGAAATATAGCAGCAGCTACGGCTGAGGCTGAGGCTTTGATTACCTTAGGAAAGTTCTCGTTGGCTGATAATCCTTTGGAAAGAACCTCAGAGGTCATTTTCCGCTTTGCAGGTAATAAAGCAGAAGAGAACGGAGATTGGGGTTGGATTATGAGCTGGGAAGCAAGAAACTGGAATTGTTTCGGTGCAGCCGATGAACTTACAGCCCTTATTAAAGGTGAGGATACTCGTAAAGCACTATTTGATTTTGAAAATAGTGCAGATAGAAATGGTTACGTCTTTTCTAAAAAATATAAAACAGAATCCAATTCAGATTTACTTATTTCACGAATTGCAGAAATGTATTTGATTTCTGCTGAGGGAGGAAATACAAACAGGCTTACAGAATTGCAAGCCGTAAGAAAATCTTCATTATCCTTAGATGATGAAAGAAGATTGGAAATGTCTTTCGAATGGACTCGCTGGCAGGATTTAAAACTTAAAGGGATAGAAAATTACGTGCCACCTTATCCTGAAGGAGCTTTAAATGCAAATACATTGTTAGGTAAATAG
- a CDS encoding SusD/RagB family nutrient-binding outer membrane lipoprotein yields MKKIYTLLFLGGLLSLSSCDKDFEEINSNPNSPDAFISYAVFNSANKSLMDGTRGAFSSGRVALQWMQYSAQTNYTEEDRYQYRPTSGDNLWATYYLRAQDYKTIIDLNASEKTKGESSNYGKNENQIAASRIMLAYIFSNLADTFGDVPYYSFGNNNPDFQALDSDKTLTPVYVSQEVIYADILKELKEAVAMTVGEDTDKVFVKGDALFGSVGKMKRFANSLRLRVANRVKNVPALSAVAQTHITEAIAGGVMQSNDDTVGLTYENNKVAPSPMYTAFFVDARVDFAAGSSFVELLKGERGSFGADPRLQKYVTPRNTKIGQVRDNTYAESDNLADYVGMPYGIPNHLTESQVAAGVSFFSSNVLKANYTEVLMEYAEVCFLLSENNSWDDAWYKKGVQASMERWGVDATKSAAFVATLAPANEENVITQKYVALYMQPYEAWSEYRRTGFPNVLNKVGQTYNLNAPYKEKDKPDVTNYVFNSLVEGVTDLPARLLYSARYSQLNKENYAKALQNMGMSDDSMTHKLIWAK; encoded by the coding sequence ATGAAAAAAATATATACATTATTGTTTTTAGGCGGGCTTTTGTCTTTATCAAGTTGTGATAAAGATTTTGAGGAAATCAATTCAAACCCAAATAGCCCAGATGCCTTTATTTCGTATGCGGTTTTTAATAGTGCCAACAAGTCATTGATGGATGGTACGCGAGGGGCTTTCTCATCTGGTCGTGTGGCACTGCAATGGATGCAGTATTCTGCACAAACTAACTACACTGAAGAGGATAGATATCAATATCGTCCTACTTCTGGAGATAATTTGTGGGCTACGTATTACTTGAGAGCACAAGATTATAAAACGATTATCGATTTGAATGCTTCTGAGAAAACTAAAGGAGAGTCTTCAAATTACGGAAAAAACGAGAACCAAATCGCGGCGTCACGCATTATGTTGGCTTATATATTCAGTAATTTGGCAGATACATTCGGTGATGTTCCTTATTATTCTTTTGGAAACAACAATCCTGATTTTCAGGCATTAGATAGCGATAAAACACTTACTCCGGTTTACGTTTCACAAGAGGTAATCTATGCGGATATTCTTAAAGAACTCAAAGAAGCCGTAGCGATGACTGTGGGTGAAGATACGGACAAAGTATTCGTTAAAGGTGATGCTTTATTTGGGTCTGTAGGTAAAATGAAACGATTTGCCAATTCATTACGTTTGCGTGTTGCTAACAGAGTAAAGAACGTACCCGCTTTATCAGCCGTTGCTCAAACACATATTACAGAAGCCATCGCCGGTGGTGTGATGCAATCTAACGACGATACGGTAGGTTTAACTTATGAAAATAACAAGGTAGCTCCTTCGCCAATGTACACTGCCTTTTTCGTTGATGCAAGGGTTGATTTCGCAGCAGGAAGTTCGTTTGTGGAATTGTTGAAAGGAGAAAGAGGTTCGTTTGGTGCTGACCCACGTTTGCAGAAATATGTCACTCCTCGTAATACCAAAATAGGTCAAGTAAGAGATAACACTTACGCTGAAAGTGATAATTTAGCTGATTACGTAGGAATGCCTTACGGAATACCGAATCATCTTACAGAATCACAAGTAGCAGCGGGAGTGTCGTTTTTCAGTTCCAACGTTTTAAAAGCAAACTACACTGAAGTATTGATGGAATATGCCGAAGTATGTTTCTTGCTTTCAGAAAATAATAGCTGGGACGATGCTTGGTACAAAAAAGGAGTGCAAGCTTCAATGGAGCGTTGGGGCGTAGATGCAACCAAATCAGCAGCCTTTGTAGCTACTTTGGCTCCTGCCAACGAAGAAAATGTAATTACTCAGAAGTACGTAGCACTTTATATGCAACCATATGAGGCTTGGAGTGAATATCGCAGAACAGGTTTTCCTAACGTATTGAATAAAGTAGGGCAAACCTACAACTTAAACGCTCCTTACAAAGAAAAAGACAAACCGGATGTTACCAATTATGTTTTTAACTCATTGGTAGAAGGAGTTACGGATTTGCCTGCTCGTTTGCTTTATTCGGCTCGATACAGTCAATTAAACAAGGAAAATTACGCTAAGGCTCTTCAAAATATGGGAATGAGTGATGATTCTATGACTCACAAACTCATTTGGGCAAAATAG
- a CDS encoding SusC/RagA family TonB-linked outer membrane protein, translating into MKEKLIWTVSFFFLALQIALAQEKTITGVVKDVSGVPLPSITVTVKGTTRGVATDFDGKYSIKAKAGDVLHFLGIGLRTVDKKVSASTTKIDVVMEEEVEELEGVVIVGYGSVSKKDLTSAVSIVDAGTLVEKPVTSVAQALQGKTAGVQVVSTGGRAGDNTQISIRGNGSLTASNNVLYIIDGVPQETMVNVAAEDIKSMQVLKDAASAAIYGSRASNGVVIIETKTGKNNSKPSVTFTSSVGIQEIIKYPKLLKAQQYKQVLDASRINYQNDIATGILNAPKNPNELTPLQLGNYETDWMSLVLQKGLIRNNQISVSGGGESTSLYFSASNIKQEGIIKQDQYQMSRFRLNAEQKVGKKFSFGVQSYFTMSESSPIADDNNTYQPWSKALNARPDLSPYTEDGKLNRNLGVNNPLHAFERYVISEWQRVGGTFYMNYDILEGLRWRSAYTGNLNVNRYNRYDAPNTKRGENGDGVPTGYGYYSTQNNRDFQSENTLTYDKSFFDKKLKLNFLAGHSFQKWIYEDSYVEGEKFASSDLRWLVSAAEINKGRSYYIAMGLESYFSRLQLNWRNKYHLMVSARYDGSSKFLPENRWGAFPAASLGWTVSEEEFFKVSFINDLKLRASIGYTGNQTGISYASGQDLIGSGYNYDQNPGLASAELFNPALKWETGQTINLGLDLGLFKNRITLSADVYDKKTKDLLTRVAVPHESGFSTQLRNIGSIRNKGFEVTLNAQIIKSEDFTWDFNSNFSYNKNTVEKIGNEKGYYTTGFVSVVKEGAPLGSFYLPEAIGIAQEKYEYKNQKGEVTKVVYPGDMLYKDINGDGKIDAEDNVLFEGGIAPIYGGLGTKFAYKMFDLSVTAQYSIGKRIYAMYKENALAGGDVGYPAYSENMILDQMDYWTPQNTNAVNPRPHMAASVASWNNLRSSRFLENADYLRISDITLGFNVKGEDIKNIVKSLRIYAQVRNPFTFTKYSGVDPETHYVDQSQYSSQNRSDTSKISAGVDYNGIPNVKVYSLGLNINF; encoded by the coding sequence ATGAAAGAAAAATTAATTTGGACAGTATCGTTCTTCTTTTTGGCGTTACAAATTGCCCTCGCACAAGAGAAAACGATAACTGGTGTGGTAAAAGATGTTTCGGGTGTGCCTTTACCTAGTATTACAGTGACTGTTAAAGGAACTACGCGAGGAGTGGCAACAGATTTTGATGGAAAGTACTCTATCAAAGCTAAGGCGGGAGATGTTCTTCATTTTCTTGGGATAGGGCTTAGAACCGTTGATAAAAAGGTTTCAGCCTCTACAACTAAGATTGATGTGGTAATGGAGGAAGAAGTAGAAGAACTTGAAGGAGTGGTAATCGTAGGGTATGGTTCTGTATCTAAAAAAGATTTGACCTCAGCGGTTTCTATTGTGGATGCAGGGACATTGGTTGAAAAACCTGTAACATCAGTAGCACAGGCTTTACAAGGGAAGACAGCTGGGGTTCAAGTTGTGAGTACAGGAGGACGTGCAGGGGATAATACCCAAATTAGTATACGTGGTAATGGCTCTTTAACTGCTTCAAATAATGTGCTATACATCATTGATGGGGTTCCACAAGAGACAATGGTCAATGTTGCAGCTGAGGACATTAAAAGTATGCAAGTGCTTAAAGATGCAGCTTCAGCGGCTATCTATGGTTCAAGAGCATCTAATGGGGTAGTGATTATTGAAACCAAAACTGGTAAGAATAATTCTAAACCTTCTGTTACATTTACATCATCTGTTGGTATTCAGGAGATTATAAAATATCCTAAGTTGTTGAAAGCTCAACAGTACAAACAAGTATTAGATGCTTCTCGTATAAACTATCAAAATGATATAGCTACTGGCATACTTAATGCTCCTAAAAATCCTAATGAGTTAACTCCTTTGCAATTAGGAAACTATGAAACAGATTGGATGTCTTTGGTTTTACAGAAAGGGCTTATCCGTAACAATCAAATTAGTGTGAGTGGAGGGGGAGAATCAACCAGCTTGTATTTTTCTGCATCAAATATTAAGCAAGAAGGTATTATCAAGCAAGACCAGTACCAGATGAGTCGTTTCCGTTTGAATGCCGAACAAAAAGTAGGTAAAAAGTTTTCGTTTGGCGTGCAGTCATATTTTACAATGTCAGAGTCTTCACCTATTGCGGACGACAACAATACGTATCAACCTTGGTCAAAAGCTTTAAACGCTCGACCCGATTTGTCTCCTTATACAGAAGATGGAAAATTGAATAGAAATTTAGGTGTGAACAACCCTTTGCACGCTTTTGAAAGATATGTGATTAGTGAATGGCAACGCGTTGGAGGAACTTTCTATATGAATTATGACATATTGGAAGGACTTAGATGGCGTTCGGCTTATACGGGAAATCTGAATGTAAACCGCTATAACAGATATGACGCACCTAACACAAAACGAGGAGAGAACGGAGATGGTGTGCCAACTGGATATGGATATTATTCAACACAGAACAATAGGGATTTTCAATCAGAAAATACCTTAACCTATGATAAGAGTTTCTTTGATAAAAAACTTAAACTTAACTTCTTGGCAGGACACTCATTCCAAAAATGGATATATGAAGATTCATACGTTGAGGGGGAAAAATTTGCTTCGTCTGACTTGAGATGGTTGGTTTCTGCTGCTGAGATAAATAAAGGTCGTAGTTATTATATTGCTATGGGATTAGAATCCTATTTCTCACGATTACAGCTAAATTGGAGAAACAAATACCATTTAATGGTATCGGCTCGTTACGATGGTTCTTCTAAGTTTTTGCCTGAAAATCGTTGGGGAGCATTCCCAGCTGCTTCTTTGGGCTGGACGGTTTCTGAGGAAGAGTTTTTCAAGGTTTCATTTATAAATGACTTGAAATTAAGAGCTTCCATAGGATATACAGGTAATCAAACAGGTATTTCATATGCTTCGGGACAAGATCTTATCGGTAGTGGCTACAACTACGACCAAAATCCGGGATTGGCATCCGCTGAATTGTTTAATCCTGCGTTAAAATGGGAAACAGGTCAGACAATAAACCTTGGACTTGATTTAGGGTTATTCAAAAACAGAATAACATTATCGGCTGATGTTTATGATAAGAAAACCAAGGATTTACTTACACGAGTTGCTGTTCCGCACGAGTCAGGATTTTCTACTCAATTGAGAAATATAGGTTCTATAAGAAACAAAGGATTTGAAGTTACGTTAAATGCTCAAATTATTAAGAGTGAAGATTTTACTTGGGATTTCAATTCTAATTTTTCATACAATAAGAATACGGTAGAAAAGATTGGAAATGAGAAAGGATACTATACAACAGGTTTTGTATCAGTTGTTAAAGAAGGTGCTCCGTTAGGTTCTTTCTACTTACCAGAGGCAATAGGAATTGCACAGGAAAAGTATGAATACAAAAACCAAAAAGGAGAGGTTACCAAAGTTGTATATCCAGGAGATATGTTGTATAAGGATATCAATGGTGATGGTAAAATAGATGCGGAAGACAACGTTCTTTTTGAAGGAGGAATAGCCCCAATATACGGAGGGTTAGGTACCAAGTTTGCTTATAAAATGTTTGACTTGTCTGTCACAGCACAATATTCAATTGGTAAGAGAATTTATGCGATGTACAAAGAGAATGCATTAGCAGGAGGAGATGTTGGTTATCCTGCCTATTCTGAAAATATGATATTAGACCAGATGGATTATTGGACACCGCAAAATACCAATGCAGTAAATCCGCGTCCACATATGGCTGCTTCTGTTGCAAGTTGGAATAATTTGAGATCTTCTCGTTTTTTGGAAAACGCAGATTATTTAAGAATATCCGACATTACGTTAGGATTTAATGTGAAAGGAGAGGATATAAAAAATATTGTGAAGTCATTGCGCATATACGCTCAGGTAAGAAATCCTTTTACCTTTACTAAATATTCAGGTGTAGATCCTGAAACTCATTACGTTGATCAATCTCAATATTCAAGTCAAAATCGTTCTGATACAAGCAAGATATCCGCAGGAGTTGATTATAATGGTATTCCGAACGTGAAGGTGTATTCTTTGGGATTAAACATTAATTTTTAA
- the gldB gene encoding gliding motility lipoprotein GldB gives MKKLLLCTGLLAAMACGNKKEREIAQIPMEIETIRFDSLFFATPSEKIPELRKTYPFFFTSNISDIEWIEIQKDSLRQALYKEVQKNVGDLSKEKKEIKNLFQHIKYYFPNFQAPKVITLTSEVDYQSRVIYADSLLLIGIDNYLGENHHFYENIQKYIRFELKKENIVIDVAESFTDKLVPRRQHLTFLDNMIYEGKKLYLTEVLLPKKSEAEILKYDKTKWKWAVENESQIWRYFIDNELLYQTDKKLLNRFIYPSPFSKFYLELDSESPGGVGRFIGLQIIKAFMNKNEQTSVIEMLAIKPDELFKQSFYKPKK, from the coding sequence ATGAAAAAATTACTTCTGTGTACTGGATTGCTTGCCGCTATGGCGTGCGGAAACAAAAAAGAAAGAGAAATTGCTCAAATTCCGATGGAAATCGAAACGATACGCTTTGATTCTCTCTTTTTTGCGACCCCTTCGGAGAAAATTCCGGAACTGAGAAAAACTTATCCCTTCTTTTTTACTTCAAACATAAGTGATATCGAATGGATTGAAATTCAAAAAGATAGCTTGCGACAAGCACTATACAAGGAAGTTCAGAAAAATGTGGGCGATTTGTCAAAAGAGAAGAAAGAAATCAAAAATTTATTTCAGCACATCAAATATTATTTCCCTAATTTTCAAGCCCCTAAGGTCATCACACTCACCTCAGAGGTAGATTACCAATCCAGAGTTATTTATGCAGACAGCTTGTTATTAATTGGGATTGATAATTATTTAGGAGAAAATCATCATTTTTACGAAAATATTCAGAAATACATTCGTTTTGAACTAAAAAAGGAAAATATTGTGATTGATGTTGCCGAATCCTTTACAGATAAATTAGTTCCTCGTCGTCAGCATCTTACATTTTTGGATAATATGATTTATGAAGGAAAAAAATTGTACCTGACTGAGGTTCTTCTCCCTAAAAAATCGGAAGCCGAAATTTTGAAATATGACAAAACAAAATGGAAATGGGCGGTGGAAAACGAATCGCAAATATGGAGATATTTCATTGATAATGAACTCCTTTATCAAACAGATAAAAAACTACTGAACAGATTTATATATCCTTCTCCTTTCTCAAAATTTTACTTGGAGTTGGATAGCGAATCGCCTGGAGGTGTGGGACGCTTTATCGGATTACAAATTATCAAAGCATTTATGAACAAAAATGAGCAAACATCAGTAATTGAGATGCTTGCAATCAAGCCAGACGAATTATTCAAACAATCTTTTTACAAACCTAAAAAATAA
- a CDS encoding alpha/beta hydrolase — protein MKRLFLLIAFLFLQNVFGQITSEEFSSSRLNDKRKIAIYLPEGYSERESYPLFVVLDAASLMEPMIAATRYYEYLQCMPKSIIVGIFNTHTDVAIAEEVGHPMNETAQFFEFIGTELVPYIKGKYPINTLRGIVASEEAAHFASHYLLSDKPLFNALIALNPKIQSYIKKYLPEQFTKARHHKFCYIATTDMENDKTLKEIEDLDIQLKKAFNKNVNYNYEKFTGTSPESADLMGIARGLDLLFDIYKPITAKEFKEKIQPLQENIFQYLGEKYTKIQNELGVKKKPSLNDVLAIYDAIHQREDWLSLSDLSDFVKANGYSDTAMPNFFLGEYYEKIEEYKKATRAYQKAYGEPSIDFINSDLINDRITNLRGK, from the coding sequence ATGAAAAGACTATTTTTACTAATCGCGTTTCTATTCTTACAGAATGTGTTTGGGCAAATTACTTCGGAAGAGTTCAGTTCAAGTCGGCTTAATGACAAGCGGAAAATAGCAATTTACCTTCCTGAAGGATATTCCGAAAGAGAATCATATCCACTTTTTGTTGTGCTTGACGCAGCTTCACTTATGGAGCCTATGATTGCAGCGACACGTTATTACGAGTATCTTCAGTGTATGCCCAAAAGCATAATTGTTGGGATATTCAACACACATACAGATGTTGCCATTGCTGAAGAAGTAGGTCATCCAATGAATGAAACTGCTCAGTTTTTTGAATTTATCGGAACTGAGTTAGTGCCTTACATAAAAGGAAAATATCCAATCAATACTTTGCGAGGAATCGTGGCTTCGGAAGAAGCGGCACATTTTGCAAGTCATTATCTTTTAAGTGATAAGCCTCTGTTTAATGCCTTGATAGCATTGAATCCTAAAATTCAATCTTATATTAAAAAGTATCTTCCTGAGCAGTTTACAAAAGCAAGGCATCACAAGTTTTGTTACATCGCAACTACCGATATGGAAAACGACAAAACCTTGAAAGAAATCGAAGATTTGGATATTCAACTCAAAAAAGCTTTCAATAAAAACGTAAATTATAACTACGAAAAATTCACGGGAACATCGCCTGAATCTGCTGATTTAATGGGTATTGCAAGAGGATTGGATTTGCTTTTTGATATTTATAAGCCAATTACCGCAAAAGAATTTAAGGAAAAAATACAGCCCCTACAAGAAAATATTTTTCAGTATTTGGGAGAGAAATACACAAAAATTCAGAATGAACTGGGCGTGAAGAAAAAGCCGTCACTCAATGATGTTCTTGCCATTTACGATGCTATTCATCAAAGAGAAGATTGGTTATCATTATCGGATTTATCTGATTTTGTGAAAGCAAATGGATACAGTGATACGGCAATGCCAAATTTCTTCTTAGGAGAATATTATGAAAAAATAGAAGAATACAAAAAGGCGACCAGAGCGTATCAAAAAGCTTATGGAGAGCCGAGTATTGATTTTATAAACTCCGACCTTATTAATGACCGAATAACAAACTTAAGAGGAAAATAA